One stretch of Limnohabitans sp. DNA includes these proteins:
- a CDS encoding GbsR/MarR family transcriptional regulator has product MAISDQIPPLNREFIAHFGEMGSKWGINRTVGQIYALLYVSPQALNADEIAEALAFSRSNVSMGLKELQAWRLVRLRHQAGDRREYFEAPADVWEIFRVLAEERRRREIEPTLSMLRTALLETPSTDAERHAQQRMREMHDLIDRLMTWFDDVQKLAPETAMQLMGMGATVTKVLEFKDRLTGRGNKAPAISQTRDSA; this is encoded by the coding sequence ATGGCCATCTCAGATCAAATTCCCCCCCTCAACCGCGAGTTCATCGCGCATTTCGGTGAAATGGGCAGCAAGTGGGGCATCAACCGCACCGTGGGCCAAATTTACGCGCTACTTTATGTCTCGCCGCAGGCCTTGAATGCCGATGAGATTGCCGAAGCGCTGGCGTTCTCGCGCTCCAACGTCAGCATGGGCCTCAAAGAGCTGCAGGCTTGGCGCTTGGTGCGGTTGCGCCACCAAGCGGGCGACCGGCGCGAGTACTTTGAGGCGCCCGCCGACGTGTGGGAAATCTTTCGGGTGCTGGCCGAAGAGCGCCGCCGCCGTGAAATCGAGCCCACGCTGTCCATGCTGAGAACCGCCTTGCTCGAGACGCCCAGCACCGACGCTGAGCGCCATGCCCAGCAGCGCATGCGCGAAATGCACGACCTGATTGACCGCCTCATGACCTGGTTTGATGACGTGCAAAAACTCGCGCCCGAAACCGCCATGCAGCTCATGGGCATGGGCGCCACGGTGACCAAGGTGCTTGAATTCAAAGACCGCTTGACCGGTCGCGGCAACAAAGCACCGGCCATCAGCCAAACACGCGACAGCGCTTGA
- a CDS encoding cytochrome d ubiquinol oxidase subunit II, with amino-acid sequence MTWAEFLPLFFLAVMGLSLLAYVILDGYDLGVGLLLLQATDAEKDTMIASIGPFWDANETWLVLGVGVLLVAFPMAHGLVLQALYLPVAVMLIGLILRGVAFDFRVKAPLKYKSFWNRAFFAGSLMASASQGWMLGSYITGFANGPLGWAFSLGIAITLPAAYVLLGSGWLIMKTEGDLQQKAVRWAKRVLWPMAAALLAISAATPLVKEGVLEKWFGVPQVFALLPVPLMCALAFFAMRWVLTRANLVSAGYGWLVFANTVLIFVLAFFGLAYSIFPDIVIGRMTVWEAAISTASLNVIFVGVAITLPVIIAYTVFMYRVFWGKATALKYG; translated from the coding sequence ATGACTTGGGCTGAATTTCTGCCACTGTTTTTCTTGGCCGTGATGGGGCTGTCCCTGCTGGCTTATGTGATTTTGGATGGTTACGACTTGGGCGTTGGCTTGCTGCTCTTGCAAGCGACCGACGCCGAGAAGGACACCATGATCGCCAGCATCGGCCCCTTTTGGGACGCCAACGAGACCTGGCTGGTGTTGGGCGTGGGCGTGTTGTTGGTCGCCTTTCCGATGGCCCATGGTCTGGTGCTGCAAGCGCTGTACCTGCCCGTGGCGGTGATGCTGATCGGGTTGATCCTGCGCGGTGTGGCGTTTGACTTCCGGGTGAAAGCACCGCTGAAGTACAAGTCGTTCTGGAACCGCGCGTTTTTCGCCGGCTCGCTCATGGCCAGTGCATCGCAGGGTTGGATGCTGGGCAGTTACATCACCGGTTTTGCCAATGGGCCGCTGGGCTGGGCGTTTAGCCTGGGCATCGCCATCACTTTGCCCGCCGCTTATGTGCTGCTGGGTTCGGGCTGGTTGATCATGAAAACCGAAGGCGATCTGCAGCAAAAAGCCGTGCGCTGGGCCAAGCGCGTGCTGTGGCCCATGGCGGCTGCCTTGCTGGCCATATCGGCGGCCACGCCGCTGGTGAAAGAGGGCGTTCTGGAGAAATGGTTTGGGGTGCCGCAGGTGTTTGCCCTGCTGCCGGTCCCCCTCATGTGCGCCCTGGCGTTCTTTGCCATGCGCTGGGTGCTCACGCGTGCGAACTTGGTGAGCGCGGGGTATGGCTGGTTGGTGTTTGCCAATACCGTGTTGATTTTTGTCCTGGCCTTCTTCGGCTTGGCCTACAGCATCTTCCCGGACATCGTGATCGGCCGCATGACGGTGTGGGAAGCCGCCATCAGCACCGCGTCGCTGAATGTGATTTTTGTCGGTGTGGCGATCACGCTGCCGGTGATCATCGCTTACACGGTGTTCATGTACCGCGTGTTTTGGGGCAAGGCGACTGCGCTCAAGTACGGCTGA
- a CDS encoding IS3 family transposase (programmed frameshift), with protein sequence MSETRKRAKYTLEFKMEAVRLVKGGQAVSVTAKVLGIPKASLDNWVKLSAKGQLKGAGDKPVSAEQMELARLRAQLARVTMERDIPKKSHGVLRSGITVKYAWIASNKAHWPISLACEVLGVSTSGYFEHGRRKKFPKPSKPGAHKRMSDEALLAHMRAIHAEVKGEYGWPKMWKELVARGHRVGKERVRRLMQLHGIRARCKRKFVVTTDSKHHLPIAPDLVKRNFTPTAPNQVWTGDITYIATDEGWLYLAAIIDLFSRQVVGWSMQPHMQSSLVTDALKMAWFRRQPAPGLIFHSDRGSQYCGHEFQGTLAGYKMRSSMSRKGNCWDNAPTESLWGRLKVGRLYGQRFATRRQAMDEVIDWLTFYNHRRLHSTLGYVSPMQFEKRWDAAQRLKAA encoded by the exons ATGAGTGAAACGAGAAAACGGGCCAAGTACACGCTGGAATTCAAGATGGAGGCGGTCAGGCTGGTCAAAGGCGGACAGGCGGTATCGGTCACAGCCAAAGTGTTGGGCATCCCCAAAGCAAGCTTGGACAACTGGGTCAAGCTCAGTGCCAAGGGCCAACTTAAAGGCGCGGGGGATAAGCCTGTCAGTGCGGAGCAAATGGAGCTGGCCCGCCTTAGAGCGCAATTGGCCCGCGTGACCATGGAGCGCGACATCC CTAAAAAAAGCCACGGCGTACTTCGCTCGGGAATCACTGTGAAGTACGCCTGGATAGCCAGCAACAAAGCCCATTGGCCCATCTCCTTGGCCTGCGAAGTGCTTGGCGTGAGCACCAGCGGCTACTTTGAACATGGCCGACGCAAGAAGTTCCCCAAACCCAGTAAGCCCGGTGCTCACAAACGCATGAGCGACGAAGCACTATTGGCGCACATGCGCGCCATCCATGCAGAAGTCAAAGGGGAATACGGCTGGCCCAAGATGTGGAAGGAATTGGTGGCGCGTGGGCATCGGGTCGGCAAAGAGCGGGTACGCCGCTTGATGCAGTTGCACGGCATCCGTGCCAGGTGCAAACGCAAGTTTGTCGTTACCACGGATAGCAAACACCATCTGCCCATTGCGCCTGACCTGGTCAAACGCAACTTCACCCCGACAGCGCCCAACCAGGTCTGGACGGGCGACATCACCTACATCGCCACGGACGAGGGTTGGTTGTACCTGGCAGCTATCATTGACCTGTTCAGCCGCCAGGTGGTGGGATGGAGCATGCAGCCGCACATGCAAAGCAGCCTGGTGACAGACGCGTTAAAGATGGCATGGTTCCGGCGTCAGCCAGCGCCAGGCCTGATCTTCCATTCGGACCGAGGCAGCCAATACTGCGGGCATGAGTTCCAGGGCACGCTGGCGGGTTACAAGATGAGAAGCTCCATGAGTCGCAAGGGAAACTGCTGGGACAACGCACCCACGGAGAGTCTGTGGGGCCGACTCAAAGTGGGCAGGCTATACGGGCAGAGGTTTGCAACCCGCAGACAGGCGATGGATGAGGTGATTGACTGGCTGACGTTCTACAACCACCGGCGGTTGCACTCCACGTTGGGCTACGTCAGTCCGATGCAGTTTGAGAAACGCTGGGACGCGGCACAGCGATTGAAGGCCGCATAA
- the lpdA gene encoding dihydrolipoyl dehydrogenase, with product MALIDIQVPDIGDFDEVTVIELMVKVGDTVKSDQSLITVESDKASMEIPCSHGGVVKELKVKLGDKVKQGSVVLVLEGEGAASAPAAAAAPAAASSAAPAAATPAAAAPVTSAPAPTASSFGGSADIECDVLVLGGGPGGYSAAFRAADLGLNVVIVERYATLGGVCLNVGCIPSKALLHVAAVMDEVSHMADLGVDFGKPVVNIDKLRGHKEKVIGKLTGGLAAMAKMRKVTTLRGLGQFVGANHLEVSETTGTAQEQNGSKKVIAFKKAIIAAGSQAVRLPFMPNDPRVVDSTGALELQSVPKRMLILGGGIIGLEMGTVYSTLGARLDVVEMMDGLMQGADRDLVKVWQKMNAKRFDLQLLKTKTVSARALPEGIEVTFESAEPGENGSNASVAAPAPQVYDLVLQAVGRTPNGKKLAAEKAGVAVTDRGFINVDIQMRTNVPHIFAIGDIVGQPMLAHKAVHEAHVAAEVIAGELQGNKELAAAAFNARVIPSVAYTDPEVAWVGLTEDQAKAQGIKVKKGLFPWSASGRAIANGRDEGVTKLLFDDSPEVHANGGHGKILGGGMVGTHAGDMIGEIALAIEMGADAVDIGKTIHPHPTLGESIGMAAEVAHGSCTDLPPGKK from the coding sequence ATGGCACTGATAGATATTCAAGTTCCCGACATTGGCGACTTCGACGAAGTCACCGTGATCGAGTTGATGGTCAAGGTGGGCGACACCGTCAAATCTGACCAAAGTTTGATCACCGTGGAGAGCGACAAGGCCTCCATGGAAATTCCTTGTAGCCACGGTGGTGTGGTCAAGGAACTCAAGGTCAAGCTCGGCGACAAGGTCAAACAAGGCTCGGTGGTGTTGGTGCTGGAAGGCGAGGGCGCTGCGTCGGCCCCGGCTGCCGCTGCTGCACCAGCTGCTGCATCTTCAGCGGCTCCAGCTGCAGCAACACCCGCTGCAGCTGCGCCTGTTACATCAGCCCCTGCACCCACCGCCTCATCCTTTGGCGGCTCGGCCGACATTGAGTGCGACGTGCTCGTGTTGGGCGGTGGCCCCGGCGGTTACTCGGCTGCCTTTCGCGCCGCTGACCTCGGCTTGAACGTCGTCATCGTCGAGCGCTACGCCACCTTGGGCGGCGTGTGTTTGAACGTGGGTTGCATTCCATCCAAAGCTTTGCTGCACGTCGCAGCGGTGATGGACGAAGTCAGCCACATGGCCGATCTGGGCGTGGACTTTGGCAAGCCGGTGGTCAACATCGACAAGCTGCGCGGCCACAAAGAAAAAGTCATCGGTAAACTCACCGGCGGTTTGGCTGCCATGGCCAAAATGCGCAAGGTCACGACCTTGCGCGGCTTGGGCCAATTCGTGGGCGCCAACCACCTCGAGGTGTCCGAGACCACTGGCACCGCGCAAGAACAAAACGGCAGCAAAAAAGTGATCGCCTTCAAGAAGGCCATCATCGCTGCAGGTTCACAAGCCGTGCGTTTGCCTTTTATGCCCAACGACCCTCGGGTTGTGGACAGCACCGGCGCTTTGGAACTCCAGAGTGTTCCTAAGCGCATGCTGATTTTGGGCGGCGGCATCATCGGCCTAGAGATGGGCACGGTGTACAGCACGCTGGGCGCACGCCTGGACGTGGTGGAAATGATGGACGGCCTCATGCAAGGCGCTGACCGCGACCTGGTCAAAGTCTGGCAAAAGATGAACGCCAAGCGCTTTGACTTGCAGCTGCTCAAGACCAAGACCGTGTCCGCACGCGCCTTGCCCGAAGGCATTGAAGTCACGTTCGAGAGCGCCGAACCCGGCGAGAACGGAAGCAACGCAAGCGTTGCGGCCCCCGCGCCACAGGTGTACGACCTCGTGTTGCAAGCCGTGGGCCGCACGCCCAATGGCAAAAAACTCGCTGCTGAAAAAGCTGGTGTCGCTGTCACCGACCGCGGTTTCATCAACGTCGACATTCAAATGCGCACCAACGTGCCGCACATCTTTGCCATTGGCGACATCGTGGGCCAGCCCATGTTGGCGCACAAGGCGGTGCACGAAGCACACGTGGCGGCCGAAGTGATTGCGGGCGAACTGCAAGGCAACAAAGAACTCGCTGCCGCTGCGTTCAACGCCCGCGTCATCCCCAGCGTGGCCTACACCGACCCCGAAGTGGCCTGGGTGGGCTTGACCGAAGACCAAGCCAAAGCGCAAGGCATCAAGGTGAAAAAGGGCTTGTTCCCTTGGTCGGCTTCGGGCCGCGCCATTGCCAACGGCCGCGACGAAGGCGTGACCAAACTGCTGTTTGACGATTCGCCCGAGGTGCATGCGAATGGGGGCCACGGCAAGATCTTGGGCGGCGGCATGGTGGGCACGCATGCGGGCGACATGATTGGCGAGATCGCTTTGGCGATTGAGATGGGCGCAGACGCTGTAGACATCGGCAAAACCATCCACCCACACCCCACGCTGGGCGAAAGCATCGGCATGGCGGCGGAAGTGGCGCACGGTAGCTGCACCGACTTGCCGCCTGGCAAGAAGTAA
- a CDS encoding cytochrome ubiquinol oxidase subunit I, giving the protein MDALILSRIQFAANISFHILFPTITIALCWFLLFFRLRFARTRDVAWEEAYYFWTKVFALTFALGVVSGIVMSFQFGTNWPGFMERTGNISGPLLGYEVLTAFFLEASFLGIMLFGRGRVSERVHLVATFLVAFGTTMSAFWILSLNSWMHTPAGFEIVNGQFIPTDWLAVVFNPSFPYRFAHKLLASALTASFLIAGLCAWQLIKGSATRGTHKAMRAAVFTAACVMPLQFLVGDMHGLNTLEHQPAKVAAMEGIWETERGAPLTLFGIPDQEARTTHYAVKIPKVASLILTHELDGEVKGINEFEGVHPPVAPVFYAFRVMVGVGSLMLLVAGFTAWRLWLQRRQPEVTLPKPLLWVLSGMAFSGWVATLAGWYVTEIGRQPFLVHGFMRTSEAATTLPPPYIALTLTAYLVVYGLLLVTYVGVLKYMAENPKEHRLEAPSGALLGKAGV; this is encoded by the coding sequence ATCGACGCACTCATCCTCTCGCGCATCCAGTTTGCTGCGAACATCAGCTTTCACATCCTGTTCCCCACCATCACCATCGCGCTGTGCTGGTTCTTGTTGTTCTTCCGCTTGCGCTTCGCCCGCACCCGTGATGTGGCCTGGGAAGAGGCTTACTATTTCTGGACCAAGGTGTTCGCGCTGACCTTTGCCCTGGGCGTGGTCTCGGGCATTGTGATGAGCTTCCAGTTCGGCACCAATTGGCCAGGCTTCATGGAGCGCACGGGCAATATTTCTGGGCCGCTGCTCGGTTATGAGGTGCTGACAGCGTTTTTCCTGGAGGCCAGCTTCTTGGGCATCATGCTGTTTGGTCGTGGCAGGGTGAGCGAGCGGGTGCACCTGGTGGCCACTTTTCTGGTGGCGTTTGGCACCACCATGTCGGCCTTTTGGATCCTGAGCTTGAACTCCTGGATGCACACCCCGGCAGGTTTTGAAATCGTCAACGGCCAATTCATCCCCACCGATTGGTTGGCGGTGGTGTTTAACCCCTCGTTCCCTTACCGTTTCGCGCACAAATTGCTCGCCTCGGCGCTGACCGCGTCGTTCTTGATCGCGGGTCTGTGCGCTTGGCAACTGATCAAAGGCAGCGCCACGCGGGGCACCCACAAAGCCATGCGTGCGGCCGTTTTCACTGCTGCTTGCGTGATGCCTCTGCAGTTCCTCGTGGGCGACATGCACGGCCTCAACACACTGGAGCACCAGCCGGCCAAGGTCGCGGCCATGGAAGGCATCTGGGAAACCGAGCGCGGCGCACCGCTGACGCTGTTTGGCATTCCCGACCAAGAAGCACGCACCACCCACTATGCGGTGAAGATCCCCAAAGTGGCCAGCTTGATCCTGACCCACGAGTTGGACGGTGAAGTCAAAGGCATCAATGAATTTGAAGGTGTGCACCCACCCGTGGCACCGGTGTTTTATGCCTTTCGGGTGATGGTGGGTGTGGGTTCGCTGATGCTGTTGGTGGCTGGCTTTACCGCTTGGCGCTTGTGGCTTCAGCGCCGTCAGCCAGAAGTGACACTGCCCAAGCCCTTGTTGTGGGTGCTCTCGGGTATGGCGTTCTCCGGCTGGGTCGCTACGCTGGCGGGCTGGTACGTGACCGAGATCGGTCGCCAGCCCTTCTTGGTGCATGGCTTCATGCGCACCAGCGAAGCCGCCACCACTTTGCCGCCGCCCTACATTGCACTCACCTTAACCGCCTACTTGGTGGTCTACGGCTTGCTGTTGGTGACTTATGTCGGCGTGTTGAAGTACATGGCTGAGAACCCCAAAGAACACAGACTGGAAGCACCCTCGGGTGCCTTGTTGGGCAAAGCCGGGGTGTGA
- a CDS encoding XRE family transcriptional regulator, which translates to MAKATKVNPHTGSSFDDFLKEDGIYEEVQARALKRALAEQLNDAMQSGKLSKVNMAQRMSTSRSQLDRVLDPSNLSIQLDTLVKAASAVGRTVEIRLKRETKRTRVTTTQ; encoded by the coding sequence ATGGCCAAAGCAACTAAAGTCAATCCCCACACGGGCAGCAGTTTTGATGACTTCCTCAAAGAGGACGGCATTTATGAAGAAGTGCAGGCCCGTGCGCTCAAACGCGCACTGGCCGAGCAACTGAACGACGCCATGCAAAGCGGCAAGCTCAGCAAAGTGAATATGGCACAACGCATGTCCACCAGCCGCTCCCAATTGGACCGCGTGCTGGACCCGAGCAACCTGTCCATTCAGCTCGACACCCTGGTCAAAGCAGCCAGCGCAGTGGGCAGAACGGTCGAAATTAGACTCAAGCGCGAGACCAAACGAACACGGGTCACCACGACACAGTGA
- a CDS encoding type II toxin-antitoxin system RelE/ParE family toxin, with the protein MSTSRKTPAIFYRSASGSEPVREWLKTLDKADRQTVGEDIAYVQYKWPIGKPRVDHLRGPIWEVRSKIGNRIARVLFAVEESEMILLHAFVKKTQQTNPADIELATKRLKEWLNGQSN; encoded by the coding sequence ATGTCGACGAGCAGAAAAACCCCTGCAATTTTCTACCGTTCTGCCTCTGGCAGCGAACCTGTTCGCGAATGGCTGAAGACTTTGGACAAAGCAGATCGCCAAACCGTCGGTGAAGACATTGCCTATGTCCAATACAAATGGCCCATAGGCAAACCACGAGTCGATCACTTGCGAGGGCCGATCTGGGAAGTGCGCAGCAAGATCGGCAACCGCATCGCACGCGTGCTTTTTGCGGTGGAGGAGTCCGAAATGATTTTGCTGCATGCCTTTGTCAAGAAGACCCAGCAAACCAACCCCGCCGATATTGAACTGGCGACCAAACGCTTGAAGGAGTGGCTCAATGGCCAAAGCAACTAA